A region of Thermothielavioides terrestris NRRL 8126 chromosome 6, complete sequence DNA encodes the following proteins:
- a CDS encoding AAA family ATPase-like protein produces the protein MVQISEVRGNSRDNRTAAHTHIKGLGLNSSGIAEKQAAGFVGQTAAREACGVVVDLIKAHKMAGRGVLLAGGPGTGKTALALAISQELGTKIPFCPITGSEIYSTEVKKTEVLMENFRRAIGLKVRETKDVYEGEVTELTPEEAENPLGGYGKTISTLLIGLKSARGQKKLRLDPSIYEAIQKERVQVGDVIYIETNTGACKRVGRSDAYATEFDLEAEEYVPIPKGEVHKKKEIVQDVSLHDLDVANARPQGGQDIMSMMGQLMKPKMTEITDKLRSEINKVVSKYINQGVAELVPGVLFIDEAHMLDVECFTYLNKALESPISPIVVLASNRGMATIRGADDLVAAHGIPPDFLARLLIIPTHPYEPDEIKRIVRIRASTEGVQVTDAAIDKIAEHGVRISLRYCLQLLTPASILARVNGRSQIDVQDVAECEDLFLDARRSANILASESGQGFIS, from the exons ATGGTTCAAATCAGCGAAGTGCGCGGCAACAGCCGCGACAACCGCACGGCGGCGCACACGCACATCAAGGGCCTCGGCCTCAATTCGAGCGGCATCGCCGAAAAGCAGGCCGCTGGCTTTGTCGGCCagaccgccgcccgcgag GCCTGcggtgtcgtcgtcgacctcATTAAAGCGCACAAGATGGCCGGGCGGGGCGTGCTGCTTGCGGGCGGCCCCGGCACGGGCAAGACGGCACTGGCGCTCGCCATCAGCCAGGAGCTCGGCACCAAGATCCCCTTCTGCCCCATCACGGGCAGCGAGATCTACTCGACCGAAGTCAAGAAGACCGAGGTGCTCATGGAGAACTTCCGCCGCGCCATCGGGCTCAAGGTCCGCGAGACCAAGGACGTCTACGAGGGCGAGGTCACCGAGCTGACCccggaggaggccgagaaccCGCTCGGCGGCTACGGCAAGACCATCAGCACCCTGCTGATCGGGCTCAAGAGCGCCCGCGGCCAGAAGAAGCTGCGCCTCGACCCCAGCATATACGAGGCCATCCAGAAGGAGCGCGTCCAGGTGGGCGACGTCATCTACATCGAGACCAACACGGGCGCCTGCAAGCGCGTGGGCCGGTCCGACGCCTACGCCACCGAGTtcgacctcgaggccgaggagtaCGTGCCGATTCCCAAGGGCGAGGTGcacaagaagaaggagatcgTCCAGGACGTGTCGCTGCACGACCTGGACGTGGCCAACGCCCGCCCCCAGGGCGGCCAGGACATCATGTCCATGATGGGCCAGCTGATGAAGCCCAAGATGACCGAGATTACCGACAAGCTGCGGAGTGAGATCAACAAGGTGGTTAGTAAGTACATCAACCagggcgtcgccgagctcgtgCCGGGCGTGCTCTTTATCGATGAG GCCCACATGCTGGATGTCGAGTGCTTCACCTACCTTAACAAGGCGTTGGAGTCGCCCATATCGCCCATCGTCGTGCTGGCCTCCAACCGGGGCATGGCTACCATCCGCGGTGCCGACGACCTTGTCGCCGCCCACGGCATCCCACCCGACTTCCTGGCCCGTCTGCTCATCATCCCGACGCACCCGTATGAACCGGACGAGATCAAGCGCATCGTGCGCATCCGCGCCTCCACCGAGGGCGTCCAGGTCACTGATGCCGCCATCGACAAGAtcgccgagcacggcgtGCGCATCAGTCTCCGCTACTGCCTCCAGCTGCTAACCCCTGCGAG CATCCTGGCTCGGGTCAATGGGCGCAGCCAGATCGACGTCCAGGATGTCGCAGAGTGTGAGGACCTCTTCCTGGACGCACGGCGCAGCGCCAACATCCTGGCTAGCGAATCCGGCCAGGGCTTTATCTCCTAA
- a CDS encoding uncharacterized protein (Contains conserved domains: COG5034, TNG2, Chromatin remodeling protein, contains PhD zinc finger and PRK07003, DNA polymerase III subunits gamma and tau) produces MRTSRPPATDGGSASSRRTQPVRQTRVNPPRTSSLNRANPLAGAPAPEQPINILPGVTHFADAITALPKELVRHFTLLKEVDAKIFAPEAALFQLLHDALNTPAPDFTRTLNGASSSATSVSANANAQNNSTVASNPPAPPSDSTAASVFDPANLPRRALFHETALKIQGMMVALEEKNHLIATANDALQKQLSRIESIWPHLEAEFSDEAKWGSTTHWAYVENRQAKANDKQAERSRREGAATLSAAAQQLAEEAAARSNDRKQALAAKKNAKNHAADGVDGDKAQESGKKAQGGGKSRKPLPDSGPVGLGIRPAPAGTAPPNKKRKVEAAKPNGGAVAERAMSTVFGNNASKQRTTSPRETPAPENGPKKRKALPTSSNQAKKRQVANTALSPSVTSSPVIGTFPDPVKAGRGSPAPSAVGPRPASSRARQNSIQSNVENARQRPPSTASNKPNGNPQETPDPNQPSNGANTDSKAQKEAPLSVVDKPDPSKPEAEEPVPAPEPTPNGSRKESAAKPNEEREQPKKEAASLAIQPAPAPMVKTKSGRASKPSTPAIATFAEAASSNVTATTTTSRSRPSRNGESGASSTTSTATTNSTTTPNNSSSSTATAATTNTTSSSGATAKRSHKKGASVSATAAAVAQAAQQAGGASAAAAADREKEKDKEREPSTAKKDKDKDGGNARHQNNHHRGRADVENEDEDEDDDEDGQDNADEDLYCYCNQVSYGEMVACDGEGCPREWFHLECVGLKVAPKVNAKWYCEDCKKRLKIAERR; encoded by the exons ATGAGAACGTCGAGGCCACCCGCgaccgacggcggcagcgcttCCAGTCGCAGAACGCAGCCGGTGCGCCAGACGCGGGTCAACCCGCCACGCACCTCGTCGCTCAATCGCGCCAACCCGCTGGCTGGCGCCCCCGCACCAGAGCAGCCCATCAACATCCTGCCGGGCGTTACGCACTTCGCAGATGCCATTACAGCCCTTCCGAAGGAACTGGTCCGACATTTCACCCTGCTCAAGGAGGTCGACGCTAAGATTTTCGCTCCCGAGGCCGCCCTGTTCCAGCTCCTCCACGACGCCCTCAACACCCCCGCTCCAGACTTCACCAGGACGCTCAACGGTGCATCGAGTAGTGCCACGTCGGTATCCGCGAACGCGAACGCTCAGAACAACAGCACCGTGGCCTCCAAccctccggcgccgccctcggatTCCACCGCCGCTTCGGTGTTTGATCCGGCGAacctcccccgccgcgccctctTCCACGAGACTGCACTGAAGATACAAGGAATGATGGTTGCGCTGGAAGAGAAGAACCACCTCATTGCGACCGCCAACGACGCCCTACAAAAGCAGCTGTCGCGCATTGAAAGCATCTGGCCCCACCTGGAAGCCGAATTCAGCGACGAGGCCAAATGGGGCAGCACGACACACTGGGCCTATGTGGAAAACAGGCAAGCAAAGGCCAACGATAAGCAAGCCGAGCGCTCGCGGCGCGAAGGCGCGGCCACTCTctctgctgccgcccagcagctggctgaggaggccgccgcccgcagcaACGACAGGAAGCAGGCCCTGGCAGCCAAGAAAAACGCAAAGAACCACGCTGCCGATGGTGTTGATGGCGACAAAGCGCAAGAGTCTGGAAAGAAAGCCCAAGGCGGCGGCAAGTCGAGAAAACCGCTGCCGGACTCCGGGCCagtcggcctcggcatcAGGCCGGCCCCCGCCGGCACTGCTCCGCCAAACAAGAAACGCAAGGTCGAGGCGGCAAAGCCCAATGGAGGAGCCGTTGCCGAGCGGGCGATGAGCACCGTCTTTGGCAACAACGCGTCGAAACAGAGGACCACAAGTCCAAGAGAGACTCCGGCTCCCGAGAACGGGCCAAAGAAGCGCAAGGCGCTCCCGACGTCGAGCAACCAGGCGAAGAAGAGGCAGGT GGCCAACACAGCCTTGTCTCCGTCTGTTACATCGTCCCCGGTCATCGGAACGTTCCCCGATCCCGTCAAAGCTGGGAGGGGCTCGCCTGCCCCGTCAGCTGTCGGCCCACGACCTGCCTCGTCTCGCGCACGCCAGAACTCTATACAGTCGAATGTCGAAAACGCTCGACAGCGGCCTCCATCCACCGCCTCCAACAAGCCGAACGGAAACCCCCAGGAAACCCCAGATCCAAATCAGCCTAGTAACGGCGCGAATACAGACTCCAAGGCGCAGAAGGAGGCACCTCTGTCCGTTGTGGACAAGCCAGACCCGTCGAAGCCAGAGGCCGAAGAGCCCGTTCCCGCGCCGGAGCCAACACCGAACGGCAGCAGGAAGGAGAGCGCCGCGAAACCAAACgaggagcgcgagcagcCAAAGAAGGAGGCCGCCTCGCTGGCCATCCAACCTGCACCAGCGCCCATGGTTAAGACGAAGAGCGGACGCGCGAGCAAGCCCTCCACGCCAGCCATCGCAACGTTTGCCGAAGCGGCCTCGAGCAACGTcacagcgacgacgaccacctcGAGGTCCAGGCCATCGCGCAACGGTGAGAGCGGCGCCAGCTCCACCACAAGCACGGCAACGACCAACAGCACTACAACacccaacaacagcagcagcagcaccgccaccgccgccaccaccaacaccaccagcAGTAGCGGCGCCACGGCAAAACGAAGCCACAAAAAGGGCGCGTCCGTCTccgccactgccgccgccgtggcccaAGCAGCGCAGCAAGCGGGCGGCgcctcagcagcagcagccgccgacagggaaaaggaaaaagacAAGGAAAGAGAGCCCTCCACCGcgaagaaggacaaggacaaggacggcGGCAATGCCCGCCACCAAaacaaccaccaccgcggccgcgccgacgtcgagaacgaagacgaagacgaggacgacgacgaggacggccaGGACAACGCGGACGAGGACCTCTACTGCTACTGCAACCAGGTCAGCTACGGCGAGATGGTGGCGTGCGACGGGGAGGGCTGTCCGCGCGAGTGGTTCCACCTCGAGTGTGTCGGGTTGAAGGTCGCGCCCAAGGTGAATG CGAAATGGTACTGCGAGGACTGCAAGAAGAGGTTGAAGATTGCCGAGCGGAGATGA